One Dictyostelium discoideum AX4 chromosome 3 chromosome, whole genome shotgun sequence genomic region harbors:
- the glnA3 gene encoding glutamate-ammonia ligase: MSNRRREFIEYIDSREPVEADIDISDKADRLTDIYDSDTYGLNAMRETLPSHCYKKIREVMQTGSALDPEIADMVANGMKEWAIKQGATHYCHWFLPLNGLAAEKHDSFISIFPGDDKVLLEFSGMQLIKGEPDASSFPSGGIRSTWEARGYTVWDATSPAFIRREKNGAILCIPTAFCSWTGEALDQKTPLLRSMEYVSNESIITLSSLFNEKHKRISPTLGIEQEFFLIDRKFYLARPDLVNCGRTLIGAKPPKGQEMEDHYFGTMNSRIISCIQEVEWKMWRLGMPLKTRHNEVAPGQYEVAPIFERANIAADHNMMLMDILKNVSTKHGLVCLFHEKPFAGVNGSGKHNNWSLSTDGGSNLLEPGHTPSQNARFILFLTAIIRAVDIHADLLRASVAVPGNEHRLGANEAPPAIISIYLGKELDTVINNIINNTDIQAPGSDDMDLGVVGFPPLPKDSTDRNRTSPFAFTGNKFEFRAVGSSQVVNFPCIVLNTIVAESLRFIREEILREMKVSSRQTAFNKIIKDTLIQHVRVVFNGDGYSGDWKELAKSRGLANLPSTPEALTNINSEKNIKLFSESNILSPVELESRQEILFEIYNKSIKIEANSLYDLVSTLVLPACFAHQKNIAESVNSIMPFIQSQKSFSQPNHQYSHLSEVVESVNLLIEANQKLLALIKQTKDFNSEHSLATFLNQSVIPQMNEVRKFSDHLEGIVEDKSWPVPKYSEILFLR, from the coding sequence atgtcaaaTAGAAGAAGAGAATTTATTGAATATATTGATAGTAGAGAACCAGTTGAAGCAGATATTGATATTAGTGATAAAGCAGATAGATTAACAGATATTTATGATAGTGATACATATGGATTAAATGCAATGAGGGAGACATTACCATCACATTGTTATAAGAAAATTCGTGAAGTAATGCAAACAGGTAGTGCATTAGATCCAGAGATTGCAGATATGGTAGCTAATGGTATGAAAGAATGGGCAATTAAACAAGGAGCAACACATTATTGTCATTGGTTTTTACCATTGAATGGATTAGCAGCAGAGAAACACGACTCATTCATTAGTATATTCCCAGGTGATGATAAAGTGTTGTTAGAATTTTCAGGTATGCAATTGATTAAAGGTGAACCAGACGCATCATCATTCCCATCGGGTGGTATTCGTAGTACATGGGAAGCACGTGGTTATACAGTTTGGGATGCAACATCACCAGCATTTATTCGTCGTGAAAAGAATGGTGCAATTCTTTGCATTCCAACTGCATTTTGCTCATGGACTGGTGAAGCGTTGGATCAAAAGACTCCACTCCTTCGTTCAATGGAATACGTTTCAAACGAATCAATCATTACACTctcttcattatttaatgaaaaacatAAAAGAATTTCACCAACCTTGGGTATTGAACAAGAGTTTTTCCTTATTGATAGAAAGTTTTATTTGGCTCGTCCAGATTTAGTAAATTGTGGTCGTACTTTAATTGGTGCTAAACCACCAAAGGGTCAAGAGATGGAAGATCATTATTTCGGTACAATGAATAGTCGTATCATTTCATGTATTCAAGAGGTTGAATGGAAGATGTGGAGATTAGGCATGCCATTGAAAACCAGACATAATGAAGTCGCACCAGGTCAATATGAAGTCGCACCAATCTTTGAACGTGCTAATATTGCAGCCGATCATAATATGATGTTGATggatattttaaagaatgtTTCAACTAAACATGGTTTGGTTTGTCTTTTCCATGAGAAACCATTTGCTGGTGTCAATGGTTCTGGTAAACATAACAATTGGTCCCTTTCAACCGATGGTGGTAGTAATCTTTTGGAGCCAGGTCATACACCATCACAAAATGCACGTTTCATTCTTTTCCTTACAGCAATTATTAGAGCAGTCGATATTCATGCTGATCTTCTTCGTGCATCAGTCGCAGTACCAGGTAATGAGCATCGTTTAGGTGCCAATGAAGCACCACCAGCAATCATTTCAATCTATCTCGGTAAGGAACTTGATACCGTGATTAACAATATCATTAACAATACCGATATTCAAGCACCAGGTTCAGATGATATGGATTTGGGTGTCGTTGGGTTCCCACCACTTCCAAAGGATAGCACTGATCGTAATCGTACTTCACCATTTGCTTTCACtggtaataaatttgaattccGTGCTGTTGGTTCTTCACAAGTTGTAAATTTCCCTTGTATCGTATTGAATACCATTGTTGCTGAATCATTACGTTTCATTCGTGAAGAGATTCTCAGAGAGATGAAAGTTAGTAGTAGACAAACTGCAttcaataaaatcattaaagatACATTGATTCAACATGTTCGTGTTGTTTTCAATGGTGATGGTTATAGTGGTGATTGGAAAGAACTCGCCAAATCTAGAGGTTTAGCAAATTTACCATCGACTCCAGAGGCTTTAACAAATATTAACTCTGAAAAGAATATTAAACTCTTTTCTGAAAGTAATATTCTCTCACCAGTTGAATTGGAATCACGTCAAGAGATTCtctttgaaatttataataaatcaattaaaatcgAAGCAAACTCTTTATATGATTTAGTTTCAACTTTGGTACTTCCAGCTTGTTTTGCTCATCAAAAGAATATTGCTGAATCTGTAAACTCTATAATGCCATTCATTCAAAGTCAAAAATCTTTCAGTCAACCAAATCATCAATATTCTCATCTCTCTGAAGTCGTTGAATCTGTCAATCTCTTAATTGAAGCTAATCAAAAACTTTTGGCTCTCATTAAACAAACTAAAGATTTCAATTCTGAACATTCACTCGCAACTTTCCTCAATCAATCTGTAATTCCACAAATGAATGAAGTTCGTAAATTTTCTGATCATTTAGAAGGTATTGTTGAAGATAAATCTTGGCCAGTTCCAAAATATTCTGAAATTTTATTCTTaagataa
- a CDS encoding NADH:flavin oxidoreductase/NADH oxidase domain-containing protein produces MQEFKYPFKYPNYYKGPGIPIPGEKNIPKTFTPITINNLKLKNRLVVSPMCQYSCSDNSGLMSDWHLVHYSTFAKGGASMIIFESTAVQPEGRISFADAGIWNDSQIPPMKRICDLIHTFDSYVGMQLAHAGRKGSTVPPFLEGSRNAIMPNDPSGNGWQVFGPSPISYSDYMMVPKEMTKKDIKDTIEAFKQSTIRCIECGFDFIEIHCAHGYLLNQFLSPTSNKRTDEYGGSFENRIRIVLEIIEAVRSVWSRDKALGVRLSCVEWTDDGWGMEDTIKFTKVLKDLGTIDLIDCSSGGNNHLQKIKVCPMYQVPFADSVKKTLNENSGGGVGDENKIKVATVGLINHGDEIESILQENRADIVMCARSFLRNPLFVCQVARELDVEIDHQLQYQRGRESDDRKKTKK; encoded by the exons ATGCAAGAATTTAAATATCCATTTAAATATCCCAATTATTATAAAGGTCCTGGAATACCAATACCAGgagaaaaaaatattccaAAAACATTTACACCtataacaataaataatttaaaattaaaaaatagattagTAGTTTCACCAATGTGTCAATATAGTTGTTCTGATAACAGTGGCCTTATGAGTGATTGGCATTTAGTTCATTATAG taCATTTGCTAAAGGTGGTGCATCaatgataatttttgaatCAACAGCTGTACAACCTGAAGGTAGAATTTCATTTGCTGATGCTGGTATTTGGAACGATAGTCAAATACCTCCAATGAAAAGAATTTGTGATTTAATTCATACTTTTGATtct tatgtTGGAATGCAATTAGCACATGCAGGTCGTAAAGGTAGTACAGTACCACCATTTTTAGAAGGATCAAGAAATGCAATAATGCCAAATGATCCAAGTGGAAATGGTTGGCAAGTTTTTGGACCATCACCAATTTCTTATAGTGATTATATGATGGTACCAAAAGAAATgacaaaaaaagatattaaagatACAATTGAAGCTTTTAAACAATCAACAATTAGATGTATTGAATGTGGTTTCGATTTCATTGAAATTCATTGTGCTCATGGTTATTTATTAAACCAATTTCTATCACCAACTTCAAATAAAAGAACTGATGAGTATGGTGGTTCTTTTGAAAATAGAATTAGAATAGTATTAGAAATTATTGAAGCTGTTCGTTCAGTTTGGTCAAGAGATAAAGCTTTAGGTGTTCGTTTATCATGCGTTGAATGGACTGATGATGGTTGGGGAATGGAAGATactattaaatttacaaaagttttaaaagatttaggtacaattgatttaattgattgttcAAGTGGTG gtaataatcatttacaaaaaattaaagtttgtCCAATGTATCAAGTTCCATTTGCAGATTCTGTAAAGAAaacattaaatgaaaatagtggtggtggtgttggtgatgaaaataaaattaaagttgcGACTGTTGGTTTAATTAATCatggtgatgaaattgaatcaattttacAAGAAAATCGTGCTGATATCGTTATGTGTGCTAGAAGTTTTTTACGTAATCCATTATTTGTTTGTCAAGTTGCAAGAGAGTTGGATGTTGAAATTGATCATCAATTACAATATCAAAGAGGAAGAGAAAGTGATgatagaaaaaaaacaaaaaaataa
- the ccdc94 gene encoding hypothetical protein, with amino-acid sequence MGERKVISKYYPPDFDPSKVAKIKVKRPTFTKVTTMLPMSIRCNTCGEYIGRGTKFNAKKETVQNEDYLGIKIYRFFLRCKKCAAELTIKTDPKNSEYVCESGATRNYEPWKETDEEKSNRMTKEQEEEQDAMIALENRTLESKREMEMLDALEEIKSLNSRNSEIDTEQLLEYNLQKQELEEKLQDEEDDLLVKSIFNNKNKLELNQINDNNSINNNIDSNKIKRIENDDDDGDKFNSLFSNNNKNNKNIINNNNNNNNNINTTSISNTIETTPTTNQKTSILGNKVKVVINKQEEPIPKNNNNSEPNSFSSFMSAYSDDEED; translated from the coding sequence atgggtgaACGTAAAgttatttcaaaatattatcCACCAGATTTTGATCCAAGTAAAGTTGCAAAGATTAAAGTTAAAAGACCAACATTTACAAAAGTAACAACAATGTTACCAATGAGTATAAGATGTAATACATGTGGTGAATATATTGGTAGAGGTACAAAATTTAATGCAAAAAAAGAGACAGTTCAAAATGAAGATTATTTaggtattaaaatttatagatTCTTTTTACGTTGTAAAAAGTGTGCAGCAGaattaacaattaaaaccGATCCAAAGAATTCTGAATATGTTTGTGAATCTGGTGCAACTAGAAACTATGAACCTTGGAAAGAAACAGATGAAGAGAAATCAAATAGAATGACAAAAGAACAAGAGGAAGAACAAGATGCAATGATTGCTCTTGAAAATAGAACTTTAGAATCAAAACGTGAAATGGAAATGCTGGATGCCcttgaagaaattaaatctttaaattctaGAAATTCTGAAATTGATACTGAACAATTATTAGAatataatttacaaaaacaaGAACTTGAAGAAAAATTACAAGATGAAGAGGATGATCTTTTagtaaaatcaatttttaataataaaaataaattagaattaaatcaaattaatgataataatagtattaataataatattgactctaataaaattaaaagaattgaaaatgatgatgatgatggtgataaatttaatagtttattttcaaataataataaaaataataaaaatattatcaataataataataataataataataatattaatacaacCTCAATATCCAATACAATCgaaacaacaccaacaacgaATCAAAAAACATCAATTTTAGGTAATAAAGTTAAAgtagtaataaataaacaagaGGAACCAATAccgaaaaataataataatagtgagccaaattcattttcatcttttatgTCGGCTTATAGTGACGACGAAGAAGATTga
- the gna1 gene encoding glucosamine 6-phosphate N-acetyltransferase — MSSIVDDGISFRPLDIDDFDKGYSECLQQLTEAKFTKEQFIERFNQIKKQSDTYFLIVAVDVKLNKIIACGSLFVEKKFIRNCGKCGHIEDIVVNNNYRGKNLGLRIIEQLKCIGSQAGCYKIILDCSEANVKFYEKCKFERKGVQMSIYLPTPPKL, encoded by the exons atg aGTTCAATTGTTGACGATGGTATTTCATTTAGACCATTAGATATCGACGATTTTGATAAAGGATATTCAGAATGTTTACAACAATTAACAGAAGcaaaatttacaaaagaaCAATTTATAGAAAgatttaatcaaattaaaaaacaatcagaTACCTATTTTTTAATCGTTGCTGTTGAtgtaaaactaaataaaatcattgcATGTGGATCATTATTTgttgaaaagaaatttataagAAATTGTGGAAAATGTGGTCATATTGAAGATATagttgtaaataataattatagagGAAAAAATTTAGGTTTAag aataattgaACAATTAAAGTGTATTGGATCTCAAGCAGGTTgctataaaattattttagattGTTCAGAAGCAAATGTtaaattttatgaaaaatgtaaatttgaAAGAAAAGGTGTTCAAATGTCAATTTATTTACCAACTCCaccaaaattataa
- the ctsD gene encoding cathepsin D, translated as MKLLILTLFLATIVLAQALTVPLNFHQASRESRRRVPQKWSNRLSALNAGTTIPISDFEDAQYYGAITIGTPGQAFKVVFDTGSSNLWIPSKKCPITVVACDLHNKYNSGASSTYVANGTDFTIQYGSGAMSGFVSQDSVTVGSLTVKDQLFAEATAEPGIAFDFAKFDGILGLAFQSISVNSIPPVFYNMLSQGLVSSTLFSFWLSRTPGANGGELSFGSIDNTKYTGDITYVPLTNETYWEFVMDDFAIDGQSAGFCGTTCHAICDSGTSLIAGPMADITALNEKLGAVILNGEGVFSDCSVINTLPNVTITVAGREFVLTPKEYVLEVTEFGKTECLSGFMGIELNMGNFWILGDVFISAYYTVFDFGNKQVGFATAIQG; from the exons atgaaattacttattttaactttatttttagcTACTATTGTTTTAGCTCAAGCTTTAAC agTACCATTAAACTTCCATCAAGCTTCAAGAGAATCTAGAAGAAGAGTTCCACAAAAATGGTCAAACAGATTATCTGCTCTCAATGCTGGTACCACAATCCCAATTTCAGATTTTGAAGATGCTCAATACTATGGTGCCATTACCATTGGTACCCCAGGTCAAGCCTTCAAAGTAGTTTTCGATACTGGTTCATCCAACTTGTGGATTCCATCAAAGAAATGTCCAATCACTGTTGTTGCATGTGATTTACATAACAAATATAACAGCGGTGCCTCAAGCACATATGTCGCCAACGGAACTGATTTCACCATCCAATACGGTAGTGGTGCTATGTCAGGTTTTGTCTCTCAAGATTCCGTCACTGTTGGTTCATTAACTGTTAAAGATCAATTATTCGCTGAAGCCACTGCCGAACCAGGTATTGCTTTCGATTTCGCCAAATTCGATGGTATTTTAGGTCTTGCTTTCCAATCCATCTCTGTTAATTCAATTCCACCAGTCTTTTACAACATGTTATCACAAGGTTTAGTTTCATCAACACTCTTCTCCTTCTGGTTATCAAGAACTCCAGGTGCCAACGGTGGTGAACTCTCATTCGGTTCAATCGATAACACCAAATACACTGGTGACATTACCTACGTCCCATTAACCAACGAAACCTATTGGGAATTCGTTATGGATGACTTTGCTATCGATGGTCAATCAGCTGGTTTCTGTGGTACTACTTGTCACGCAATTTGCGATTCAGGTACATCACTCATTGCTGGTCCAATGGCTGATATTACTGCCCTCAATGAAAAATTAGGTGCTGTCATCTTAAATGGTGAAGGTGTCTTCTCTGATTGTAGCGTTATCAACACCTTACCAAATGTTACCATCACCGTTGCTGGTCGTGAATTTGTTTTAACTCCAAAAGAATACGTTTTAGAAGTTACTGAGTTCGGAAAGACTGAATGTTTGAGTGGATTTATGGGTATCGAGTTAAACATGGGAAATTTCTGGATCCTTGGTGATGTTTTCATCTCTGCTTACTATACTGTATTCGATTTTGGTAATAAACAAGTTGGTTTCGCAACTGCCATTCAaggttaa